GAGCCATAGCGTCTCCAGTCCCCCGAGCCTCACGCCGTATACAATATATGAGCACAAAGAGTCAAGGCTTCCAATCCATGGAGAGTCTTGTAAGCTCGAGGCCCAGATTGGATGGTACTGCCACCCTACATGCCGTATTTGCATCGGGCTCGGGATGGTGTCGAAGGGAACGATATCCTCTGACAAAGACCAGCTGAGCATGTCAGGATTGTCGAACTGCAGAATGAACAGATCCAGGCTAGGCGATACGACGATTGTGCGCTTCTGGGATGGTAGAATCCCTGACGCGCCTACCTTCGCTTCGCGACTGCCACATTCCACCTTTGTCTGAACGACCATGGGTTCGGTAGGCTCAATGATGTCCCTCATAACGCGATGAGAATGTCTGCAGGCATTCCAGAGACCCGAGTCGACCAGATAAGTTGAAGGGTTGTTTTTGGTCCATGAAGCTATGGTTTCGTCAAATGTATTGACTGTGCTGGATATTGGACCGAAGGTCCACTTTGGGAAGCCGTTAGGTAATAAGCAGCGGCCCAAGGGGCTTTTTGTGTGTTCTCTCCATGTGGCTGTCCCCTTGGATCACTGCTCAAGCTGAAGACCTGTACACCGGGCTTAGTAGGGCGAACTGCGAAGCTCCAAATCTCAGCTTGAAGCTCAACGGGAAGGCTTCCAAAAGATCAAATGACTCGAGCATCCTCTTCTCCCATCAAACAGGTGAAGACGTAGATCATGAGAACGGTTTCACTTGTAGTATTATCTCGTTGTTCGGGGACACCAAAATTTGTGACACCAGTTTTAGAGAGAAATTTGAGTCATATTTGATTAATGCTCGCTACAGATGAACAATGTAACAGAGGCATCTGGAACCGCCAATATACGGCGGTGGACGGTTGTCAATAACGTCGAATATTGCCGACGCCATATGAAGCCCAGCTACTGGTTGGTCTTTCCCCGCGCATCTGAACATTCTACTCTGACCAAGTACGAAGCTCGCTCAAGACTGGCCGATTTCCTATACACATGGACTGGTCCAAATAGGTCCACTCAAAAGGATAGTACAGTATTACACCACTACTGTGTCTGGACAAGAcgtacagtattgagcacttgCACCTTCCCGTCAAAAAAACATACTCTTTGTAAAGTCTAGGGTGGGGCTATCCGGGTACATAGCTCTACTTCATAAGCAGATGTTTGgtcagaatttggccgccttatgggtgtgtaagcaatttctggctgAGCAAACGAAGTACTTAGaagtaccgctgctgcctggaGTTCTGGGTCGCGAATCTGGGGAAGTGGAGACAGGCCCACAGTATGAACAATAAGTACCATAGCTTGCATCAATCAGGTAAGTACATCAAGACTCGCCCTTTTTGTTCCGGGGGAAGAGTGTACACAGTGTGAAAATATACTTGGGCTACATATATGGGGCTTTGTTTATAAACGACAGTTATTTTTGGAGAGGAAGCTGcaagtgctcaatactgtatTCCAAATCGATAACAAAGGCACCTAATCTCCCTCATCCTTAGATAGTGCACACATCAGCATGTGTTATGACTGGCGTCTTTGTGGTTATTCTGAAAATTcgaaagaataaaataattcGCCCTACTCATTCATATAGTACCAGGTCGTAGCTGAGACCGCGAGAAGCTGTACTGATTCTCACCGTGCTTACTCACACCAAAATAACAGCAGAAACTTAAGGTGACAGAGGTTGAAACGGCGAATAAGGGACGATGCAACTCCGTTAAGATTGTTGTCCTGTATTCGACGGGGCCTGCAGGAGAGCTATAAGATCATGGTATTGAAGCTGGCAGAAACGTAACCTTGCCTTATAAGAATTTCGAAATCAAACTTTATTTCTGTGGTAATTCAACCTTCTGATACATAATTGCAAGCGTAATGCAAGGAAAACCGAACTTCCATCCATTAGTCATATACTGAAAGTCAGACCGGGATTGATATCATAAGACCTGCGTATAGCTGCTATCTATCTCGGCCTAAAAGATGACTTGGAATACCAGCGAAAAGGCCCTGGAGCTATTCATAATTCAGATTTGCAGTACGGTACTCGTGTGCCTCTCAGCGTGTttacggttctgggcgcaGTATATCAatggaaaaaagaaaaagagggtTGCAGTAGTTGAGAAGCCGCATACACTGGGTGACAAGTTGATGTATATGTCGGTGGTAAGCTTACGTTCCGTGTTCAACTGTAATCCTCTACATGAGCTCTCTTATCCCTGGAGCATGTTCAGGATACCACTGACAGTGATCACTCTCGCAGCTTATATACATCGCTCAGGCTACCATCATAGTACAAGGGATAGTCGGAGGCGGAATCGGGCAGCATGCGGATAACTTGACCGAGGCGGAAATTGTCAAAGGCTTCCAAACATGGTATTTCGGGGAAATACTATACGCCGCACTTTCATGCACCGTCAAAACGTCGTTAGTCCTGTATCTCCGCCGCGTTTACGTCGTCAACAGTCCCTCGCTTAAAACCACTTTGAATTTATGCCTTGTCTGCATCTGGGCTACGTCGACTGCGTTTTTCTTTGCCAGCATTTTCCAGTGCTCCCCTGTTGGTTATTACTGGGGTCAATTCAGGCGCCCCACGGTGCCTGAGGAATCTGACAAAAACATTGTGCGTGAGAAATGTCACAAAAACATTGTGCCGATTGCTGGGATAGTCCTTAGCATCGTTTTGGCTATCACCGACTGGGTCTTGGCTCTGGTACCTATAACGAGCCTATGGAACGGGTCGTTGCCTTGGAAGACTAAGTTTGGAATTCAAGCCCTGACTAGTTTAGGGGTGCTGTGAGTACCATTTAAATTCCTATCTGCTGTCTTTCACAGTGCAAGGATAAACATCCTGATGGGCGGCATCTTGCCTTTTAATGCGTGGCTGACGAACCCGGATATGGTAGAGCCGGTGTGGCGATGATTGTCCGCATCCCCTATATCAAGATGTTGGAACTCACTGACGACTTCCTTTACGAAACAGTGTAAGCTACCCAATTTGTTTAGCTTCCCCTTTGCTTGACCACTTACTTCTATGCAGAGATGTCGCCAAATGGACTGTGATAGAGGCGACTTTGGGAATCATGGCGGGATGTTTGCCAAATATTTGGTCATTGGTAAAACTCGCGAGATCGAGACGTTCCTCACCGAGCCTTGGACGGGCAGGCGACGAGAAAGCAAGCCATCGAGTCGATATCGAGGGAGGCTTTAAACAAAAAAACACCGCCCATCACAATCGCGACACTATTCTCGTCGAAACAACTGTCTGGCAGTTTACTGGCAATTCCGACGATCATGCGATATATAGTAGGACGAACGATTTCGAGTTTGATTGGCAGCAGAATCGGGGTATAAAGACGTAGGAAATGTCAAGGTGCCTTTTTATTAACCAAGTCTTTTTTGCAACCTTTGGAATTAGAGGCGAAGAAAGTTAGATTGAAGCACGGAAAGGGAAGTTAAGAGAgaataaaatactaatttCAAAAAATCGAAAGATGCAGTGTATGCTTTTATGATATCCGGAACGCCGATAGAGAACGATGATCAAACTAGAAAACCGACAGGTCGAGGGAAACACTTGCGTTGAACGCTCTATGAGACTGCCAAATCACCCATTCGGTCATGCAGAGAACAAGTGCTGAAAGCATATCAGCTTTACAGGGATCGAAGAAATACCTctattgtttctttttcatgAGGTTCCATAAGTATGATCTTTGTCGCTTTGCATCTAGCACGTAGCCTCACATATAATTACACAGCACACAAGAAAGTTTAGATATGGAACTTTACAGCTTTGTTACGCTTCCGAATAGCTATCTGCGTTTTGCAGTGACCGCAGAGACCCACCTTGGTGCTTTCAGGTTTTCAgacagtgttgcgaataatatggcaataaagtagtatattgcaatacataccatataatatgccttttctggtattgtgataatatgatatgaagtctacgatattgtgacaatataatatgaggatgtccatattggcaatatacctattatctatattgggctgttaattcttgggtgaattagccccgtgaaagctgcagaactcggccttaccctatataagaagcagggatagctggcattttattggccatcgttcacttccacgcacttctttgttgacaattaGACCTAACACGCGATCACGCATGAAAGAAACGCGTGAGGGAGTGCAGACCATGTTGGGTTGggccatcttcgcctctgctcccctcatttctttttgtttttgtttttttttgtttttttttgtttttttttttcaaaaTCACTCGTCGAACTCAACTTTGCAAATCTAACTGCcatgcctcaacaacgcctctcttttgcgcaatggtcacaacgaagagggtcgtcaatttctggcgaccttctggagttttccagccagcaatcggatgatctggacgtaagccaaaagtccaagtgcctgtcatctcaacctcgcaccgtctccacaacctcctctaccaagcccagaacatcatgggtcttctctcatatgccagacgaggaggtagagACGAGATACTACAATCAGCGGACCGGAAAGGAAGAGTGGCGCTGTAAACATTGCGACAAAACCTATGCCTCTTCAGGGGGTActgcagctcctgcaaaacatctcatggaccctcctcctgacggtCACGGCCTGCCAAAAGGAGCCCCGCGAACAGCGAAGCTACAACTACACGAACTATTATCGAACAAGCTCGTGTTGCGGCAGAAGAAAATCCCcgaaaacgccgtcgactcaacgatcaatccggagactcgatcgaacctGACCAGCTCGAGGCATTATACGTGAGTTTTATCACGGCCTGCTCTCTCCCATTTCGGCTCGTGGAATGCCCAGAGTTCCGAGCACTCTTGGCCTACATCaataacgatatcgagacttggcttccGGATACGCATGATACcgtcaagacatggattatGCGCCAATATGGATGCCAGAAAGAGAGGGTCAAGCAGCGCATACAGtcggcaaagtcaagaattCACATCAGCTGCGACCTTTGGACTTCTCCCAATTCTTTGGCCATTTTAGGCGTAGTCGCACACTATGTCACGGAAGACGGTCAGCTGGAACACCATGTTTTGGCGTTGAAAGACATCGACAGTGAGCACGACGGTTCTCATCTCGCtgtggccattttgaaggtggttgacgaatggggctttgcttccaagcttggatatttcgtgatggacaacgctggcAATAACGACACCATGATGAGATCCCTTTCGCTTGGTCAGTACAACTCACTATTTCTCCTGACTGGCGGCCCTAACATCCCACAGGCCTCCTACGCCGATATGACATCCAATACGATCCCAAAGTGCACCGactccgctgccaaggccatatcatcaacctcgccgccaaagccttcctcttcgtcaccgataatgagaagctcgaactcgacgatcctGGTGTGCATAATGTGACACTAAAACATATTGAAGCGTGGCGGAAAAAGGggcctcttggcaagattcacAACTTCGTCGTTTTCATCCAACGAAGTGTCCAGCGCAGCCAAAAGTTTCTTACTATTAGCCATAACCGTAAGCTCGCACGGGACAACGGCACAAGATGGAGTTCGTGGTATAACATGCTGCGAGTGGCCCTGAACCTCAGAGATGCGATTGGCGGCTatttcaacaaatggatggaattagattgcgctggagacgagctctcttcagaggactggatcatcttggagaaaatcaagtctttcttagagaagctgaagatgacgaccaaggctctcgagtcatcgtttgcaacactcgataacgtcctcttggctatggattTCGTTTTAGAACAATTCGAAGCAGGGAAGGAGGCATATATTGACGATCCGATAATGGCgcctatatataactctggctgggccaagttggacaagtactaccggctcactgatgaatcgcctgccTACGTTGCCGCTATCGTACTCCACCCTTTGCATAAATGGCACTACATACAGGAGAACTGGAAAAAGGAGTGGGTTAAGTCATtaaagaagttgatggagacgctGTGGAATAACTATAAACCCATGGAatcacctcttcctctctgcgaGGTCCCATCGACGACCACGAACGAGTTCTTAAACTGGAGGAACAAGCACCTGCAGCCATCGCTCGTCACGGATAAATATGAACGATATTGCAACTCTGAACGGGTTTACGGGTTCACAAGCGCCCTTGCATAGTGGCTAGAGGagacacagcagaaaaaCTACCCAAACTTAAGTAAAATGGCGGTAGACATACTGTCAATTCCCGTAATATCTGCAGAGCCGAAGCGGCTCTTCTCCAGGGCCAAGATAACCATTAcagatcgtcgaaatcggcttAGTAGTAatgtagttgaagctctggagtgcctgaagtcatggtttgggatacgagagcttcatggtgatgtactttagctgccgcagtagaataacccagatcacgtgcaatatatgggatgtattgtcatactggcaatatattgggttcttggcaatacaatacaatataggccaatgtcatatggcctaatacaatatgcaccacttggcaatacaataatattgcgaggcttccatattgccaatatatgtattgtttatattattcgcaacactgccCACCCGGTCTCGTCCTACCATGCTCATCGCTTCACGAGAAGCCATTGGAGAAGGCAGAAGTCGTGCCGTCGTAAACCAGCTCCTCAAGAAGCAGCTGGTCTAACCAGGCGCCTTCGTATAAATCCTCTGATCCACTAGGACTGGCGGCGTCCTGAGAAGGAGGTGATGAGTGATTATCTTTCCCATCATGGGGTAGAGGTTCTTTTAGTGACGAAATTGGGTTTTGTTGATCCGTGTTTTGTGCGGATGTGCAGGTTTGAGTTACTGTGGCTGTCTTGAGACTCTCAGCTACTGCTTGTTCTATCATGCCGGCCTCCACACGCTTGCGATCTCTCTCTATTATCTCCCACCGGGCTTTTGCACGAAGGTTTTGGTACTCAGCGAGTTTGTTTCGTGCGTAAGAGCCAGAGGGCGTGAAGAAGCGCCTTGGTGACGAAGGTGAGCTTGATGGTGTCCTGAACAGCTTTGCGGTTGTCTCGttgtcctcttcttcttgggtaCCTCCCAGCTGTGGCATTTCTGACGGGAGTTCCGGCCGCTGCTTTACCGCATTCCTCATTGTATCATTCATTGAATTAtctcctccatctccattCGGCATGTTCTTCCGCTTCATCGTCTCCTtatccatcttcatccttggTGTCCTCAACTTCGCCTTAGGTAAGTGTTGCCTCAAAACCGCCGTGACTGCCTTTGCAAGTTGACAGGATGGAAGGACCAATCTCATTCCTTCTTCGTAAACACATGTTTGCAAGTCAATAGGCCCAAGCTTAACTCAATTAAAATGATAAAGATGAAGATAACGGATTTTCCAAGAATGCAACACGAAAGATGTCCCAGTTATCAAATCCAGAACCAAAGACAACAATCTCCAAACATTTCATTACCCAAACATTGAACAGGACTTCGCCGACCTTCACTGACCGATTTCAGTGATCCATTCCCTTCAGGATAGCATTATCCAGCGGAACACACCCAAGCCATTCTTTCTTGGAAATTAGTTTCACTCAACCCATCGGTTTTCGTGTCACTGACCTGCGTTCTTCCAGCTTTCCCCTTCAGAGATGCTTGGAAAGTTTCGTAGAGCGTGTGTTGTCGTGGTATTCCTCTGTGGTTTCGGAAATTGGTCGCTTTTTGTACCTGGCTTGCAGCCTGGAGATCACCTGATGGCGGAAATCCCTTtcaaaatctttataattattcaAAGAATCCTCTAGCTTGTCTTCCAGATATTCAGCAAAAAGCGAAATGTACTGTGCAACAAGTTCTCTGGCCTTGTCGTCAGTTTGAGTGGTATTCCTGTAAATCAAGTCAATCAATTTAGCAAGTGTGCTGAATTTGTCGCTTTCATGATCGAATTGGCGAAGTAGAAAGAACATTGTCCACAAGCAGGTATCTTCCAGTGGTTTTTCAGGCATCTGCATGTGTTGTGCGAAGATGTACAAATTGGCATGACCGATGAGGCATGCTTCACGACAAGCCGGTCTCGCGTTCGTATTCGGATATTCCACTTTGTAGGCACCCTCGGGTCTCTTTTGATAGAACTCCCAGAACGGGTCACACTTGGTCGTGGTATAGGGGCAACTGAGTTTGATCCCATCACGTCGGTAATCCCGCATCTGTGTGATGAACCCTTTAACAGAGTAAGGAAACAGAATTTTAGTGTTTACTGAAGGCTCTGGAGAAGGCAAACCTTCCTGAATTGTGTCGGAAGCTATAGACTCTGTCTCGTCGTTCGTGCCTTCCGAAAAGGTGCCGGAAGCTACAGACTCTGATTCGTCGTTCGTGTCTGCCAAACAGGTGCTGATCGTACCTTCCGGGAAGGTGCTGGGAGATACAGACTCCATCTCTTCGTTCGTGCCACTGGTTTCTGAAGTTGCATCCGGAAAGCTGTCATATTGGCCTGTATGAACGTACTGTAACCATCTTTCTACCATTTCCTTCTTGGTACCAGGTGGGAAGTGGTATTCACATTGCATGGGCTCTTGTTGGGGGTTGCTCATGGCGTCCTCCAATACCTTTGACATACGGGCGGCAAGACACGCCGATATATAGTATTTGTGCTTTCCATCAACAAACAATGTTATCGGCGGACTTTTGTATACGCTGGATAGGTATCACTTGTTAGTCTAATTCTATTTAATGTCGCATCAAGATGAAAACTTACTCAATGTTCGATCCGAAAGTAGAACTTTTAAGTCTGCTAGACATGATAATAGAACTGTTTCAGCAACTGAGTGACCGGCATATAATCTGTGAGGCGCTCTGATTGATGTAAGGAGGATATGTAAATGTAGCGTTCTGGTGCAGATTTTCTGTCAGTGAAGTGTGGACAGGCACCAACTTTAAGTACCTAGCATCCAACGCTTGCGCTCCCCTTTCCACTTAATGCCAATCACTTCCACGCGCTCCTTCCGGCTGTGCCACCTCGCATCCTCAGCCCCTGTTTCACCCATCATGATGTGACAGATCAGGTATTAATCTCGAGTGTGATTACATGTCGCATTCGGCCAGGGATGTACCCCGTAATTGTAAACAGTATTTCATTTGATACAACTTTATTTCTAAAGATATTCTATCCTGTTGGATGATCCGATCCAAATTCTACAAACCGCCAGCGACCAGCCAGCGACCAGGAGAGGTGGAGGGAGAGTGGGATATGTGAAAGACAGACATGTTTGTAGATCATGGCGCAAACCCCGAGCTGTTAGCCATGATCCTGCGTGCGCGCTATGTTACCATGTGACTAACTAAGGTTTATGAAATGCCACTATCTGGTGAGACCTAATCGTATTAACTTTAGAAGCAACACCCTTTGGCCTGGGATAGACTAGTTCTTCTTTCTAGATACACGAAGCCCTTTAGCGAAATTGCGAGCAACATAACTTAGCGGTAAGGCAGAGGCCGAGGTGTTTTCCTGAATGACTTGTCAGCACAACCGACGGCAAGTTGCCTGTTACAGGGATACACATCCATATTCATGCGCCCGCTAGTACCGTCTCTCAATATCATATCCTCGTAGCCAAGATGCAGGGTATACCTCTTTTTCCGCCTTGATTCATCGATAGCCGACTCCGATCCAACCTATGAGAGTTACCAGCCATGACGCGTAGCCTATCCGAGATACTGCCTTGACGATTGGAGATTGCGGTGACACGAGCGGTATAACATCATGATGATAGCTTGTTTCTTTGCTTTCGAAGGCCGGCCGCCACCGGTCACTATTCGTCTGCCATAGCCAATTACATTCTTGCTGACCCTGTGGAAATGACTACGCCACCGTTGGCGTGCTGAGAAGCAGCATGGAGAAAGCCGACTAAGATCCCAGTGCTTACCCCTTTATCTCGGCCAAGCTGCTTAGTCgaaatttaatcttaagtgGCAAATTCAAACTTAAGGCCAACTGCCTGCATCTCGGCTGTGGTAATAACCGTCTATTATTGCGTGTAGCAATTTGTATCAGAGAATTCGATGTAGACCAAGTTACTAACCACATGACGTTTTAGTGTGCAAAGTGGAGGTTGGTGGCGGGATATGTATGGTATATACGATTGTGAACTTcctcatccatctcttcttgaATTTTCTCGACTTCCTGCCTGGTTCGGCCTTCATCAGATCATTTGATCTTGCTCAATTGGGAGGAGGGGGTGGAGATTGGTTTGAAAATATAGCCGGACAAAACGAAAGACTACCTATAATTACAGGGCATATCCTTGAACCCGGCCGTGACCTGAAATTAAGGAATTCTTTCACGAATCGAGATAATCGTGAATGTTTACAAAAGTGGTAGCATGCATAAATTAGGCTCGAAATTAGGAAATGATATGTGATACAGCAAAAGGAAAATAGGGGCCGAGGACGCCCAGTGGCACAGCCGGGAGGAGTACGTTGAGAGTAGTCGCGCGAACGACGACACAGAGTCTGTCACGACCGAATCATCCACCCAAGCTCAGTCTATATCCGAGGATGTTGCGGATTATCCAGATACTTCCTTGAGCTCCGCCACGTCCGAAATTTGTGAAGAAATCAACTCTTTGAAGGAGTCAGACGACAAGGAACGGGCCGACTTGACACTCCATCTGGCGAGGCTCCGGTA
The genomic region above belongs to Fusarium poae strain DAOMC 252244 chromosome Unknown contig_1, whole genome shotgun sequence and contains:
- a CDS encoding uncharacterized protein (TransMembrane:7 (o12-33i57-81o101-123i135-157o194-219i231-251o271-292i)) is translated as MTWNTSEKALELFIIQICSTVLVCLSACLRFWAQYINGKKKKRVAVVEKPHTLGDKLMYMSVLIYIAQATIIVQGIVGGGIGQHADNLTEAEIVKGFQTWYFGEILYAALSCTVKTSLVLYLRRVYVVNSPSLKTTLNLCLVCIWATSTAFFFASIFQCSPVGYYWGQFRRPTVPEESDKNIVREKCHKNIVPIAGIVLSIVLAITDWVLALVPITSLWNGSLPWKTKFGIQALTSLGVLAGVAMIVRIPYIKMLELTDDFLYETVDVAKWTVIEATLGIMAGCLPNIWSLVKLARSRRSSPSLGRAGDEKASHRVDIEGGFKQKNTAHHNRDTILVETTVWQFTGNSDDHAIYSRTNDFEFDWQQNRGIKT